One Gammaproteobacteria bacterium DNA segment encodes these proteins:
- the ltrA gene encoding group II intron reverse transcriptase/maturase, which produces MSLTTPEKIRTLQRKLYVKAKQEPAFRFYALYDKVYRADTLGHAYDRVRSNRGAPGIDGVTCEAIEAGVGRDAYLAELQRELEQKTYGADGVRRVWIPKPDGSERPLGIPTIRDRIVQMALKLVVEPIFEADFCEHSYGFRPQRSAHDAVKAVTDGLFQGKTQIIDADLSKYFDTIPHAKLMAVVAERLADGGVLALIQQWLKAPVIEEDGRGKQRPSGGKGNRKGTPQGGVVSPLLANLYLHLLDRIWERHDLERRLGARLVRYADDAVILCRGDTAPAMAVLETVLTRLELTLNRGKTHVVDARRQAFDFLGFSIKWARSRRTGNGYPHVEPSRRAERRIKARIKELTARRRTPVPMPRMITEVNQVLRGWSGYFHYGNCTKAFGRVRWFTEERVRTQLRRRHKVRTRTRGYERFPYAHLHDALGLLKLSHKAGWRSAHALA; this is translated from the coding sequence ATGTCGCTAACAACTCCGGAAAAGATCAGGACGCTGCAGAGGAAGCTCTACGTCAAGGCCAAGCAAGAGCCGGCGTTTCGCTTCTACGCCTTGTATGACAAGGTCTATCGGGCAGACACTCTCGGTCACGCCTATGATCGTGTCAGGTCCAATCGGGGCGCGCCAGGAATCGATGGTGTGACCTGTGAGGCCATCGAGGCGGGGGTCGGAAGAGACGCCTACTTGGCGGAATTGCAACGGGAACTGGAGCAGAAGACGTACGGCGCGGACGGCGTGCGTCGGGTCTGGATACCCAAGCCGGATGGCAGTGAGCGCCCATTGGGGATCCCCACAATCCGGGATCGGATCGTACAGATGGCGCTCAAGCTGGTGGTGGAGCCGATCTTCGAGGCTGATTTCTGCGAGCACTCCTATGGATTTCGCCCGCAGCGCTCGGCCCATGATGCGGTGAAGGCCGTCACCGACGGCCTGTTTCAGGGAAAGACCCAAATCATCGATGCGGATCTATCGAAGTATTTCGATACGATCCCGCACGCCAAGCTCATGGCCGTGGTTGCCGAGCGCCTTGCCGATGGGGGCGTCCTCGCCCTCATTCAGCAATGGCTCAAGGCCCCGGTCATCGAAGAGGATGGGCGAGGCAAGCAACGCCCGAGTGGCGGTAAAGGGAATCGGAAAGGGACGCCGCAAGGCGGGGTTGTTTCCCCGCTGCTGGCCAATCTTTATCTACATCTGCTGGACCGGATTTGGGAACGGCACGACTTGGAACGGCGGTTAGGGGCTCGCCTCGTGCGTTACGCTGACGATGCCGTGATTCTGTGTCGTGGGGACACCGCGCCGGCCATGGCGGTGCTTGAGACGGTGCTGACACGCCTGGAGTTGACGCTCAACCGGGGGAAAACCCACGTGGTCGATGCCCGCCGACAGGCGTTCGACTTTCTTGGCTTCAGCATCAAATGGGCACGCAGCCGACGAACCGGCAACGGCTACCCTCACGTTGAGCCGAGCCGCCGCGCCGAACGAAGGATCAAGGCGCGCATCAAGGAACTCACCGCGCGGCGCCGCACCCCGGTGCCGATGCCGCGTATGATCACGGAAGTGAACCAAGTGCTACGCGGCTGGTCGGGCTACTTCCACTACGGCAACTGCACCAAGGCTTTCGGACGCGTCCGGTGGTTCACTGAGGAACGCGTGCGTACCCAACTGCGGCGGCGTCACAAAGTGCGCACTCGCACGCGCGGTTACGAACGCTTTCCCTACGCCCACCTCCACGACGCCCTTGGATTACTCAAGCTATCCCATAAAGCAGGCTGGCGCTCAGCGCATGCCTTGGCGTGA
- a CDS encoding transposase has protein sequence MPRIARVVVPHYPHHVIQRGNRRQQVFFSPADYRAYIQLMSEFCEAAGTAVWAYCLMPNHVHFVMVPQHEDGLRAAIGEAHRRYTRRVNFREGWRGHLWQERFHSFPMDEEYLVAVVRYVERNPKVAGLRRQPADWPWSSARAHIDGIDDELVTVAPMLERIDDWPTYLSTEGDDALVEKHSRTGRPLGSQVFVEKLESLTGRSLAPRKRGRKVRDET, from the coding sequence ATGCCCAGGATCGCTCGTGTAGTGGTACCCCACTACCCGCATCACGTCATACAACGAGGCAATCGCCGCCAGCAGGTCTTTTTCAGCCCCGCAGATTACCGGGCCTACATCCAGCTCATGTCCGAGTTCTGTGAGGCTGCGGGAACAGCGGTATGGGCCTACTGCCTCATGCCCAACCACGTCCATTTCGTCATGGTGCCGCAGCACGAGGACGGACTGAGGGCCGCCATCGGCGAGGCCCACCGGCGGTATACGCGCCGTGTCAACTTCCGGGAGGGCTGGCGCGGTCACCTGTGGCAGGAGCGCTTCCACTCTTTTCCCATGGATGAGGAGTACCTGGTGGCCGTAGTGCGCTATGTAGAACGGAATCCGAAGGTCGCCGGGCTACGCAGGCAACCGGCGGACTGGCCATGGTCGAGTGCCCGCGCCCATATCGACGGTATCGATGACGAGTTGGTTACGGTGGCACCGATGCTGGAGCGCATCGACGACTGGCCCACCTACCTGAGCACGGAGGGTGATGATGCACTTGTGGAGAAGCATTCCCGCACGGGGCGTCCGCTGGGCTCGCAGGTCTTTGTGGAGAAACTGGAAAGCCTCACCGGGCGGTCCCTTGCGCCGCGCAAGCGGGGGCGTAAGGTTCGAGATGAGACTTAA
- a CDS encoding ISNCY family transposase, producing the protein MRKVIEPQMQIGEQDIGAIWLDPKSRDDIPQLLRGLQHIYTTPALRERVFAILEEVRPVRDSEAENVLVAPNAGRPGMSQWKILVLGVLRLGLSADYDRVRELANEHNTIRQFLGHGDWTDTYLYPMQTLRDNLRLFTPELLDRINQEVVRAGHKALKKNLEEGLVGRCDSFVVETDVHFPTDINLLLDAIRKVIDLSTELAELHALPGWRQHAHHQRQFKRQYRIVQRLKHSTSKDEDKRQAKLQDIAEAHGTYLELAEDHLTRAEQIRQKVPASCALSEGLLRELDEFMTHANRQIDQIRRRVLQGERIPHNEKVFSLFEPHTEWISKGKAGVPVELGLRVCVMEDSDRFILHHQVMQMCTDDQVAVPMVEETKERFAPLRAVSMDKGFHSPANQAALAERLERVVLPKKGRLSQADKVRESDEEFLRLRHRHSAVESAINALEVHGLDKCPDHGIEGFKRYVALAVLARNIHRLGALLRQQEQERERRRRGPYRKAA; encoded by the coding sequence ATGCGCAAGGTGATCGAGCCGCAAATGCAGATCGGCGAGCAGGACATCGGCGCGATTTGGCTCGATCCCAAATCGCGCGATGACATCCCGCAGCTCCTGCGGGGACTGCAGCACATCTACACCACGCCCGCGTTGCGCGAGCGGGTTTTCGCGATCCTTGAAGAGGTGCGCCCGGTACGTGATAGCGAGGCAGAAAATGTCCTGGTGGCCCCTAACGCCGGTCGGCCGGGGATGTCGCAGTGGAAGATCCTGGTGCTTGGCGTACTGCGCCTGGGGCTCAGTGCCGACTACGACAGGGTCCGGGAACTGGCCAACGAGCACAACACGATCCGCCAGTTCCTCGGGCACGGCGACTGGACCGACACCTATCTCTACCCGATGCAGACGCTACGGGATAATCTGCGCCTGTTCACCCCGGAGCTCCTGGACCGGATCAATCAAGAGGTGGTGCGTGCGGGGCACAAGGCGCTAAAAAAAAACCTAGAAGAAGGGCTCGTCGGGCGCTGTGACTCGTTCGTGGTGGAGACCGATGTGCATTTCCCCACCGACATCAACTTGCTGCTCGACGCCATCCGTAAGGTCATCGATTTGAGCACCGAACTGGCCGAACTCCACGCGCTGCCCGGTTGGCGTCAGCATGCCCACCATCAGCGCCAGTTTAAGCGCCAGTACCGAATCGTCCAGCGGCTCAAACACTCCACCTCCAAGGACGAAGACAAGCGTCAAGCCAAACTGCAGGATATCGCCGAGGCCCACGGCACCTACCTGGAACTGGCCGAGGACCACCTGACCCGTGCCGAGCAGATCCGCCAGAAAGTGCCGGCCTCCTGTGCGCTGAGCGAGGGGCTGCTGCGCGAGCTTGATGAATTCATGACCCACGCCAATCGGCAGATCGATCAGATCCGCCGCCGCGTGCTCCAGGGCGAGCGCATCCCCCACAATGAGAAGGTCTTCTCGTTGTTCGAGCCCCACACCGAGTGGATCAGCAAGGGCAAGGCCGGGGTGCCGGTGGAGTTGGGGTTGCGGGTGTGCGTGATGGAGGACAGCGACCGTTTCATCCTGCACCACCAGGTGATGCAGATGTGCACCGATGATCAGGTGGCCGTGCCGATGGTTGAGGAGACGAAGGAGCGATTTGCGCCACTGCGCGCTGTTAGCATGGACAAGGGCTTCCACAGTCCAGCCAACCAGGCGGCCTTGGCTGAGCGTCTGGAGCGGGTGGTCCTGCCGAAGAAGGGTCGTCTCTCTCAGGCCGACAAGGTGCGCGAGAGTGATGAGGAATTTCTGCGCCTGCGCCATCGCCATTCGGCGGTGGAGTCGGCCATCAATGCCCTGGAGGTTCATGGTCTGGACAAGTGTCCGGACCACGGCATCGAGGGCTTCAAGCGCTATGTGGCGCTGGCCGTGCTCGCACGCAACATTCACCGCCTTGGCGCGCTGCTGCGTCAGCAAGAACAAGAGCGGGAGCGGCGAAGGCGCGGCCCCTACCGAAAGGCTGCCTGA
- the uvrB gene encoding excinuclease ABC subunit UvrB → MSKAFELCSNYQPAGDQPAAIEALVAGLEDGLAHQTLLGVTGSGKTFTMANVIQTVQRPAMVMAPNKTLAAQLYGEMREFFPRNAVEYFVSYYDYYQPEAYVPSSDVYIEKDASVNEHIEQMRLSATKAIMERRDVVVVATVSAIYGLGDPQSYLGMVLHLARGHTMDQRTILRRLAELQYTRNDVELRRATFRARGDVIDIFPAESDEEAVRVELFDDEIESLAYFDPLTGEVRRRVPRLTIYPKSHYVTPRQTVLDTIEAVKVELKERLEHLRSVDKLVEAQRLEQRTMFDIEMMNELGYCKGIENYSRYLSGRNPGEPPPTLLDYLPADAIVFLDESHVTVPQIGGMYRGDRSRKETLVEYGFRLPSALDNRPLRFEEFERMVGQIIHVSATPGPYELEHSEGQVVEQVVRPTGLVDPEVEVRPVGTQVDDLLSEIHLRVAAKARVLVTTLTKRMAEDLTDYLAEHGVKVRYLHSDIDTVERMEILRDLRLGEFDVLVGINLLREGLDIPEVSLVAILDADKEGFLRSERSLIQTIGRAARNLHGRTILYADTMTGSMTRAIDETDRRRTKQVAHNLAHGITPKSVEKAVADVMQSGFAGAPMPARRFAKVAEEMEQYAALSEAELHRRIEALEKDMYRAADNLDFEEAARLRDEIHHIRNATLIPGTVY, encoded by the coding sequence ATGTCCAAAGCCTTCGAGCTCTGCTCCAACTACCAGCCGGCCGGCGACCAGCCCGCGGCCATAGAGGCCCTCGTGGCGGGCCTCGAGGACGGGCTCGCCCACCAGACCCTGCTCGGCGTCACGGGCTCCGGCAAGACCTTCACCATGGCCAATGTGATCCAGACGGTGCAACGCCCCGCCATGGTGATGGCCCCCAACAAGACCCTGGCGGCCCAGCTCTACGGCGAGATGCGCGAGTTCTTCCCCAGGAACGCCGTGGAGTACTTCGTTTCCTATTACGACTACTACCAGCCCGAGGCCTACGTGCCGTCCTCCGATGTGTACATCGAGAAGGACGCCTCCGTGAACGAGCACATCGAGCAGATGCGCCTGTCGGCCACCAAGGCCATCATGGAGCGCCGGGACGTGGTGGTGGTGGCCACCGTGTCCGCAATCTACGGCCTCGGTGATCCGCAATCCTACCTGGGTATGGTGCTGCACCTGGCCCGCGGCCACACCATGGACCAGCGCACCATCCTGCGGCGCCTCGCCGAACTCCAGTACACCCGCAACGATGTGGAACTGCGGCGCGCCACCTTCCGCGCCCGCGGTGATGTCATCGACATCTTTCCCGCCGAGTCCGACGAGGAGGCGGTGCGGGTGGAACTGTTCGACGACGAGATCGAGTCCCTGGCGTACTTCGACCCCCTCACCGGCGAGGTGCGCCGCCGGGTGCCGCGTCTCACCATCTACCCCAAGAGCCACTACGTGACGCCGCGCCAGACCGTGCTGGATACCATCGAGGCCGTCAAGGTGGAGCTCAAGGAACGCCTGGAGCATCTGCGCTCCGTGGACAAGCTGGTGGAGGCCCAGCGCCTGGAGCAGCGCACCATGTTCGACATCGAGATGATGAACGAGCTGGGCTACTGCAAGGGCATCGAGAACTATTCCCGCTACCTGTCGGGACGCAATCCCGGCGAGCCGCCGCCGACCCTGCTGGATTATCTGCCCGCGGATGCCATCGTTTTCCTGGACGAGAGCCATGTCACCGTGCCCCAGATCGGCGGCATGTACCGCGGCGACCGTTCCCGCAAGGAGACCCTGGTGGAGTACGGCTTTCGCCTGCCCTCGGCCCTGGACAACCGGCCCCTGCGTTTCGAGGAGTTCGAGCGCATGGTGGGCCAGATCATCCATGTCTCCGCCACCCCCGGCCCCTACGAGCTGGAGCATTCCGAAGGTCAAGTGGTGGAGCAGGTGGTGCGGCCCACCGGCCTCGTGGACCCGGAGGTGGAGGTGCGTCCCGTGGGTACCCAGGTGGACGACCTGCTGTCGGAGATCCACCTGCGGGTGGCCGCCAAGGCCCGGGTGCTGGTCACCACCCTCACCAAGCGCATGGCCGAGGATCTCACGGACTATCTGGCCGAGCACGGCGTCAAGGTCCGGTACCTGCACTCGGACATCGACACCGTGGAGCGCATGGAGATCCTGCGGGACCTGCGCCTCGGCGAGTTCGACGTGCTGGTGGGTATCAACCTGTTGCGGGAGGGCCTGGATATCCCCGAGGTCTCCCTGGTGGCCATCCTCGATGCCGACAAGGAAGGCTTCCTGCGTTCGGAGCGCTCCCTCATCCAGACCATCGGCCGGGCCGCCCGCAACCTCCACGGCCGCACCATCCTCTATGCCGATACCATGACCGGCTCCATGACCCGCGCCATCGACGAGACGGACCGGCGCCGTACCAAGCAGGTGGCCCATAACCTGGCCCACGGCATCACCCCCAAGTCGGTGGAAAAGGCCGTGGCCGATGTCATGCAAAGCGGCTTTGCTGGTGCGCCCATGCCGGCCCGGCGCTTCGCCAAGGTGGCCGAGGAGATGGAACAATATGCCGCCCTCTCCGAGGCCGAATTGCACCGCCGCATCGAGGCCCTGGAAAAGGACATGTACCGGGCCGCCGACAACCTCGACTTCGAAGAGGCCGCCCGCCTGCGAGACGAGATCCACCACATCCGCAACGCCACCCTCATTCCGGGGACAGTATACTAA
- a CDS encoding pyridoxal phosphate-dependent aminotransferase, which translates to MDIPLSARIRRVRPSATLAVTSRAAELRAAGHDIIGLGAGEPDFDTPDHIKDAAKQALDEGFTKYTAVDGIAELKQAIQDKFERDNGLKFSRDQVIVSCGAKQAFYNLAQALLDPGAEVIIPAPYWVSYPDMVMLADGEPVILRAGMETGFKVTPSQVEAAITDQTRMFLINSPSNPTGVCYGRDELRAIAEVLKRHPNVLVCTDDIYEHIVWGQEPFSNILMVAPELYERTIVLNGVSKAYSMTGWRIGYAAGPEDVIKGMKKIQSQSTSNPTSIAQKAAVAALNGDQSLIGEMIGVFKERHDSVLERLNAIKGVRCLPAQGAFYLFPSFEEAIAGMDGVRNDVEMAEFLLQEAGVALVPGSAFGAPGYMRLSFATSMANLDAALDKLKAVLG; encoded by the coding sequence GTGGACATCCCCCTCTCCGCCCGCATCCGCCGAGTCCGTCCCTCCGCCACGCTGGCCGTCACCAGCCGGGCGGCCGAACTGCGCGCGGCCGGCCATGACATCATCGGTCTCGGCGCCGGAGAGCCCGACTTCGACACCCCGGACCACATCAAGGATGCCGCCAAGCAGGCCCTGGACGAGGGCTTCACCAAATACACCGCGGTGGACGGCATCGCCGAACTCAAGCAGGCCATCCAGGACAAGTTCGAGCGGGACAACGGGCTGAAGTTCAGCCGCGACCAGGTGATCGTCAGCTGCGGCGCCAAGCAGGCCTTCTACAACCTGGCCCAGGCCCTGCTGGACCCGGGCGCGGAGGTCATCATCCCGGCGCCCTACTGGGTATCCTACCCGGACATGGTGATGCTGGCCGATGGGGAGCCGGTGATCCTGCGCGCCGGCATGGAGACCGGCTTCAAGGTCACACCCTCCCAGGTGGAGGCGGCGATCACCGACCAGACCCGCATGTTCCTCATCAACAGCCCGTCGAATCCCACGGGCGTGTGCTACGGCCGGGACGAACTCCGGGCCATCGCCGAGGTGCTGAAACGCCACCCCAATGTCCTCGTCTGCACCGATGATATCTACGAGCACATCGTGTGGGGCCAGGAGCCCTTCAGCAACATCCTCATGGTGGCACCCGAGTTATACGAACGTACCATCGTGCTGAACGGGGTCTCCAAGGCCTATTCCATGACCGGCTGGCGCATCGGCTACGCCGCCGGGCCGGAGGATGTGATCAAGGGCATGAAGAAGATCCAGTCCCAGAGCACCTCCAACCCCACCTCCATCGCCCAGAAGGCCGCGGTGGCAGCCCTGAACGGGGACCAGTCCCTCATCGGTGAGATGATCGGGGTGTTCAAGGAGCGTCACGACAGCGTGCTGGAACGCCTGAATGCCATCAAGGGCGTGCGCTGCCTGCCCGCCCAGGGGGCCTTCTACCTTTTTCCCAGCTTCGAGGAGGCCATCGCGGGCATGGATGGGGTGCGCAACGACGTGGAGATGGCGGAGTTCCTGCTCCAGGAGGCCGGCGTGGCCCTGGTGCCCGGCTCGGCCTTCGGCGCACCGGGCTACATGCGCCTGTCCTTCGCCACCAGCATGGCCAACCTGGACGCCGCCCTGGACAAGCTCAAGGCCGTCCTCGGCTGA
- a CDS encoding nucleotidyltransferase domain-containing protein has protein sequence MRLSAKQRRIIREAVRDHFGEKATVRLFGSRADDSARGGDIDLLIETPSRDVTEIARAEIAFQSHLQQQLGDQKLDLLINYPGRRTHPLIFKIAEETGVPL, from the coding sequence ATGCGTTTAAGTGCCAAGCAGCGTCGGATAATCCGCGAGGCCGTCCGCGATCACTTCGGGGAGAAAGCGACCGTGCGTTTGTTCGGCTCGCGCGCGGACGACTCCGCCCGTGGCGGTGACATCGATTTACTAATTGAAACCCCGAGTCGCGACGTAACCGAGATCGCACGCGCCGAAATTGCCTTCCAGAGTCATTTACAACAGCAGCTGGGCGACCAAAAGCTGGACCTTCTGATCAACTACCCAGGGCGCCGCACACACCCGCTAATCTTCAAGATAGCCGAAGAAACGGGAGTGCCTTTATGA
- the galU gene encoding UTP--glucose-1-phosphate uridylyltransferase GalU — MSDRIKKAVFPVAGLGTRFLPATKANPKEMLPIVDKPLIQYAVEEAVSAGATELVFITGRNKRSIPDHFDRMPELEYELEERGKREMLEQVRNIVPPHVTCIYIRQAEPLGLGHAVLCARPVVGNEPFSVILADDLIDGFGNSCLQQMVDQYDKHGCSVVAVQQVDPNETDKYGIVRATEVAERTSRVEEMVEKPAPADAPSTLAVVGRYILTPRIFDLLETTGRGAGGEIQLTDAIAALLKEEQVLAWEFIGKRYDCGSKLGYLEATVEYALKHEELKADFCNYLRELAEGDVCRPHE; from the coding sequence ATGTCCGACAGGATCAAGAAGGCGGTATTTCCGGTTGCCGGTCTGGGCACCCGTTTCCTGCCCGCCACCAAGGCCAACCCCAAGGAGATGCTACCCATCGTCGACAAGCCGCTGATTCAGTACGCGGTGGAGGAGGCGGTGAGTGCGGGGGCTACGGAGTTGGTGTTCATCACCGGGCGCAACAAGCGCTCCATACCGGACCACTTCGATCGCATGCCCGAGCTTGAGTACGAGCTGGAGGAGCGGGGCAAGCGGGAGATGCTGGAGCAGGTGCGGAATATCGTGCCGCCCCATGTGACGTGCATCTACATACGCCAGGCGGAACCTCTGGGCCTGGGCCATGCGGTGTTGTGCGCCAGGCCGGTGGTAGGTAACGAACCGTTCTCGGTGATCCTCGCGGACGACCTCATCGACGGTTTCGGCAACAGCTGCCTGCAGCAGATGGTGGACCAGTATGACAAGCACGGGTGCAGCGTCGTGGCGGTGCAGCAGGTGGACCCCAATGAGACGGACAAATATGGCATCGTGCGGGCCACCGAGGTGGCGGAGCGCACGTCCCGGGTGGAGGAAATGGTGGAGAAGCCAGCGCCCGCGGACGCCCCCTCCACCCTGGCGGTGGTGGGGCGTTACATCCTGACGCCGCGGATCTTCGATCTGCTGGAGACCACCGGCCGCGGAGCCGGCGGGGAGATCCAGCTTACCGACGCCATCGCGGCGTTGTTAAAGGAGGAGCAGGTGCTGGCCTGGGAATTCATCGGCAAGCGCTACGACTGCGGCAGCAAGCTGGGCTACCTGGAGGCCACGGTGGAATACGCCCTCAAGCACGAGGAACTCAAGGCGGATTTCTGCAATTACCTCCGGGAACTGGCGGAAGGGGACGTGTGCCGGCCCCATGAGTGA